A genomic region of Salinibacter pepae contains the following coding sequences:
- a CDS encoding succinate dehydrogenase hydrophobic membrane anchor subunit yields the protein MAQTNALNWFLHRITGTFLIFMLITHFWVQHYDHQAASVTHEVVTEKNEMPDYPDEAKEGVKARFGPDAEATPYQVVMQRLADPVYAVLWKGFNILFLVVALHHGFYGLNNVMTDYIRDPMGRLVAKSLSWTVALGLLIIGTYSVLTAGW from the coding sequence ATGGCTCAGACCAACGCGCTGAACTGGTTTCTCCACCGCATCACCGGCACCTTCCTCATCTTCATGCTGATCACCCACTTCTGGGTGCAGCACTACGACCACCAGGCCGCCTCGGTGACCCACGAGGTGGTGACGGAGAAAAACGAGATGCCGGACTACCCGGACGAGGCGAAGGAGGGGGTGAAGGCCCGCTTCGGGCCGGACGCCGAGGCCACCCCGTACCAGGTGGTGATGCAGCGGCTGGCCGACCCGGTCTATGCGGTGCTGTGGAAGGGGTTCAACATCCTGTTCCTCGTCGTGGCCCTCCACCACGGCTTCTACGGCCTGAACAACGTGATGACCGACTACATCCGCGACCCGATGGGAAGACTGGTGGCCAAGTCGCTGTCGTGGACGGTGGCCCTCGGGCTGCTCATCATTGGAACCTACTCGGTGCTTACGGCCGGGTGGTGA
- a CDS encoding citrate synthase, giving the protein MADQESVTELTTDKAPIKARGLEGVIALESELSSIDGDKGELIYRGYDIHDLADHASFEEVVYLLRHGELPTQSELDDFSSHLRSERALPAPILNLLRETPADAHPMAVLRTAVSALALYDEEADTMAEGANHRKADRILAQIPTIIAAFDRLRKDKEPVAPLDHGSMARNFLYMLNGEKPGAAAEDTFDVCLVLHADHGLNASTFTSRVIGSTLSDMYSAVSGSVGALKGRLHGGANQEVMRMLLDIDEKGADPTSYIQDRLDADERVMGFGHRVYNTMDPRAAILRTMVKELSEEAGDMKWYEYTTKIHETMTEETGIAPNVDFFSGPTYYQLGLDPDLFTTIFALSRTAGWTAHLLEQWADNRLIRPRAQYVGARDRTVAPLAER; this is encoded by the coding sequence ATGGCTGACCAAGAATCTGTAACGGAGTTGACAACCGACAAGGCCCCCATCAAGGCCCGAGGACTCGAGGGCGTCATTGCCCTCGAATCAGAGCTGTCCTCCATCGATGGGGACAAGGGCGAACTCATCTACCGCGGCTACGACATCCACGACCTCGCCGACCACGCCTCGTTCGAAGAGGTCGTGTACCTGCTCCGCCACGGCGAGCTTCCCACCCAGTCCGAGCTCGACGACTTCTCGTCCCACCTGCGGAGCGAGCGGGCCCTCCCCGCCCCCATCCTGAATCTCCTGCGCGAGACGCCCGCGGACGCCCACCCCATGGCGGTCCTCCGCACGGCGGTGTCCGCCCTCGCCCTCTACGACGAGGAGGCCGACACGATGGCGGAGGGCGCCAACCACCGCAAGGCCGACCGCATCCTCGCCCAGATTCCGACCATCATCGCGGCGTTCGATCGCCTGCGGAAGGACAAGGAGCCGGTCGCCCCGCTGGATCACGGCTCGATGGCCCGCAATTTCCTCTACATGCTGAACGGGGAGAAACCGGGCGCGGCCGCCGAGGACACCTTCGACGTGTGCCTCGTGCTACACGCCGACCACGGCCTGAACGCCTCCACGTTTACCAGCCGGGTCATCGGGTCGACCCTCTCGGACATGTATTCCGCGGTCTCCGGGTCGGTCGGCGCCCTGAAGGGGCGGCTGCACGGCGGGGCCAACCAGGAGGTGATGCGCATGCTCCTCGACATCGACGAGAAGGGCGCGGACCCGACGTCGTACATCCAGGACCGCCTCGACGCCGACGAGCGCGTGATGGGCTTCGGCCACCGCGTGTATAACACGATGGACCCTCGCGCCGCCATCCTCCGCACCATGGTGAAAGAGCTCAGCGAAGAGGCCGGCGACATGAAGTGGTACGAGTACACCACGAAAATCCACGAGACGATGACGGAGGAGACGGGCATCGCCCCCAACGTGGACTTCTTCAGCGGCCCCACCTACTACCAGCTCGGGCTCGACCCCGACCTCTTCACGACCATCTTTGCGTTGAGCCGCACGGCCGGCTGGACCGCCCACCTTCTGGAGCAGTGGGCCGACAACCGCCTGATCCGACCGCGCGCCCAGTACGTGGGGGCTCGCGACCGGACTGTGGCGCCCCTTGCGGAGCGGTAG
- the sdhC gene encoding succinate dehydrogenase, cytochrome b556 subunit: protein MAVDTKERPSAPQETNATAEQESRFQSYRIRTGMFAWLMHRLTGVGLVVYLIVHIWGLTALTDPETFNALIAKYHSPIFKVGEFALLVAVAYHAMNGLRLVLIDFLGWSPKQKKLFWTLGAVTAVIIAVGGWPSIYALGEWLLGPGSMPTLFL, encoded by the coding sequence ATGGCCGTTGACACCAAAGAACGCCCCTCGGCGCCTCAAGAGACGAACGCGACCGCCGAGCAGGAGAGTCGGTTCCAGTCCTATCGCATCCGGACCGGCATGTTTGCCTGGCTGATGCACCGCCTTACCGGTGTGGGCCTGGTCGTGTACCTCATCGTCCACATTTGGGGCCTGACCGCACTGACGGACCCGGAGACCTTCAACGCGCTCATCGCCAAGTACCACAGCCCCATCTTTAAGGTCGGCGAGTTTGCCCTCCTGGTGGCCGTGGCCTACCACGCGATGAACGGCCTTCGGCTCGTGCTCATCGACTTCCTGGGATGGAGCCCGAAGCAGAAAAAACTGTTCTGGACGCTGGGGGCCGTGACGGCCGTCATCATCGCCGTGGGCGGCTGGCCGTCGATCTACGCGCTCGGCGAGTGGCTCCTCGGGCCCGGGTCGATGCCGACCCTGTTCCTGTAG